A window of the Paenibacillus woosongensis genome harbors these coding sequences:
- the carA gene encoding glutamine-hydrolyzing carbamoyl-phosphate synthase small subunit yields the protein MQARLLLEDGTLFTGKSFGAEGEFTGEVVFNTGVTGYQEVVSDPSYYGQIVTMTYPLIGNYGISRDDFESLVPAIHGLVVRRYEPIPSNWRAEYSLGDLLKEHGIPGISDIDTRMLTRKIRQNGTMKGIITTSAKSVEELKVMMADVKVEELHNQVANTSTKFLYHNPGTKERIVLVDFGAKNGILRQLNKRGCDVVIVPHNTTAEEIRRLNPDGIQLSNGPGDPKDVPHAAKMIAELLGEYPIFGICLGHQLLSLACGADTEKLKFGHRGGNHPVKELATGRCYITSQNHGYAVKESSIAGTELEITHINNNDKTIEGVRHKKYPAFSVQYHPEASPGPQDNNYLFDQFLDMIREHKQNNPQKSRQAEIMAAAKGEL from the coding sequence ATGCAGGCAAGATTGTTATTGGAGGACGGCACGCTGTTTACCGGAAAGTCATTCGGGGCAGAGGGCGAATTCACGGGTGAGGTCGTTTTTAATACAGGAGTTACAGGTTATCAGGAAGTCGTATCGGATCCTTCCTACTATGGTCAAATCGTGACGATGACTTATCCGCTGATCGGCAACTACGGCATTTCCAGGGACGATTTCGAGTCGCTCGTTCCAGCGATTCATGGACTCGTAGTACGCCGCTATGAGCCAATTCCGAGCAATTGGCGCGCTGAATACAGTCTGGGCGACTTACTTAAAGAGCACGGCATTCCAGGGATTTCAGATATCGATACGCGTATGCTCACGAGAAAAATCCGCCAGAACGGTACGATGAAGGGAATCATCACAACTTCTGCCAAATCGGTAGAGGAGCTAAAAGTAATGATGGCGGACGTGAAGGTTGAAGAGCTGCATAATCAAGTGGCCAACACCTCGACAAAATTCCTGTACCATAATCCGGGAACGAAGGAGCGGATCGTGCTCGTCGATTTCGGGGCGAAGAACGGAATCCTGCGCCAGTTGAACAAGCGCGGCTGCGATGTGGTTATCGTACCGCATAATACGACTGCGGAGGAGATTCGCCGGCTTAATCCAGACGGCATTCAGCTGTCGAACGGCCCTGGCGATCCGAAAGACGTGCCTCATGCCGCGAAGATGATCGCTGAGCTGCTCGGCGAATATCCGATCTTCGGCATTTGCTTAGGGCATCAGCTGCTGTCCCTGGCCTGCGGGGCAGATACAGAGAAGCTGAAATTCGGCCATCGCGGCGGTAACCACCCGGTTAAGGAGCTCGCTACGGGAAGATGCTACATTACCTCCCAGAACCACGGCTACGCGGTGAAGGAATCCTCGATTGCCGGTACGGAATTGGAAATTACACACATCAATAACAACGACAAAACGATCGAAGGCGTCAGACATAAGAAATATCCGGCATTCTCAGTGCAATATCACCCGGAGGCGTCGCCAGGTCCTCAGGATAACAATTATTTGTTTGACCAGTTCCTGGATATGATCAGAGAACATAAGCAGAATAATCCGCAAAAATCACGCCAGGCTGAAATCATGGCCGCTGCGAAGGGAGAGCTTTAA
- a CDS encoding dihydroorotase produces MLLKITNANVLDGNGQLQLKDIYISDGVIEKLAEAGSQGSKPADQTIDAGGKLVTPGFIDMHVHLREPGYEHKETIETGSRSAAKGGYTTIACMPNTRPVIDTPETIELVKSKAEAAGLVNVLPYAAITKSELGRELTDFAALKEAGAIGFTDDGVGVQSAQMMKDAMALAQSLDMPIIAHCEDNSLVEGAPVNEGEFAKRHGLKGIPNESEAIHVGRDILLAEATGVHYHVCHVSTEQSIRLIRQAKEIGIRVTAEVCPHHLLLAETDIPGLDANWKMNPPLRSRRDVEACIQALEDGTIDMIVTDHAPHSEEEKAKGMQLAPFGIVGFETAFPLLYTKFVLTGKWELSLLVQRMTEDPARVFGLTAGRLAPGAPGDLTIVDLDKEQEVNPETFASKGRNTPFGGWKLKGWPVTTIVNGKVVWQEQ; encoded by the coding sequence ATGCTACTCAAGATTACGAATGCCAATGTACTGGACGGAAACGGTCAGCTTCAGCTAAAGGATATCTATATCAGCGACGGAGTGATTGAGAAGCTTGCGGAAGCGGGAAGCCAAGGATCAAAGCCTGCGGATCAGACGATCGATGCGGGAGGCAAGCTGGTAACGCCAGGTTTTATCGATATGCATGTCCACTTGCGAGAGCCGGGCTATGAGCATAAAGAAACGATCGAAACGGGGTCCAGATCGGCAGCCAAAGGCGGGTATACGACGATCGCCTGCATGCCGAACACGCGCCCGGTCATCGACACCCCGGAAACGATCGAGCTGGTGAAGAGCAAAGCTGAAGCAGCGGGGCTGGTCAACGTCCTGCCTTACGCTGCGATTACGAAAAGCGAGCTTGGCCGCGAGCTGACGGACTTTGCGGCGCTGAAGGAAGCTGGAGCCATCGGCTTCACGGATGATGGGGTCGGCGTACAAAGCGCGCAAATGATGAAGGACGCCATGGCGCTTGCCCAGTCGCTGGACATGCCGATTATCGCCCACTGCGAGGACAACTCGCTCGTGGAAGGGGCGCCGGTCAATGAAGGGGAGTTCGCGAAGCGCCACGGCCTGAAAGGCATCCCGAACGAATCCGAGGCGATTCACGTGGGGCGCGACATCCTACTTGCGGAGGCGACAGGCGTACACTATCATGTGTGCCACGTCAGCACAGAGCAATCGATCCGCCTGATCCGGCAAGCGAAGGAGATTGGCATCCGCGTGACGGCAGAGGTATGTCCGCATCACCTGCTGCTCGCGGAGACGGACATTCCGGGCCTTGATGCGAACTGGAAAATGAATCCGCCGCTTCGTTCCCGCCGGGATGTTGAGGCATGTATTCAAGCGCTGGAGGACGGGACAATCGACATGATCGTAACGGACCATGCACCGCATAGCGAAGAGGAGAAGGCCAAGGGAATGCAGCTGGCGCCGTTTGGTATCGTCGGTTTCGAAACGGCTTTTCCACTCCTGTATACCAAGTTCGTCTTGACGGGGAAATGGGAGCTGTCCCTGCTCGTTCAGCGCATGACGGAAGATCCGGCCCGGGTATTCGGGTTAACCGCCGGAAGACTGGCACCGGGAGCTCCTGGGGATTTGACGATTGTGGATCTCGATAAGGAACAGGAGGTTAACCCGGAAACGTTCGCTTCGAAGGGGCGCAATACTCCTTTTGGCGGATGGAAGCTCAAAGGCTGGCCGGTGACGACCATCGTTAACGGCAAAGTAGTCTGGCAGGAACAATAA
- a CDS encoding aspartate carbamoyltransferase catalytic subunit, with protein sequence MAMTASALKERSLLGLKHLSGAEINWILDRAAYWNSQKEKVVPILKDRFISNMFFENSTRTRFSFEMAEKRLGAEVLNFTAASSSVEKGESIYDTVRTLESMGIDAGVIRLKPIGVLEEIAEKVSIPLINAGDGNNEHPTQALLDVYTMRKHFGELKGLKVSIIGDIKHSRVARSNLWALQKLGAQVKFCAPDSMKAPELERHAPYVSIDEAMSSDVVMMLRVQLERHEGGFMNSAVEYRLNYGMTEERARNLSPHAIIMHPAPVNRNVEIDDSVVEHHQSRIFKQMENGVPIRMAVMERAMKH encoded by the coding sequence ATGGCGATGACAGCTTCCGCATTGAAAGAGCGCAGTCTGCTGGGATTAAAGCATTTAAGCGGTGCAGAAATCAACTGGATTCTTGACCGGGCCGCTTACTGGAATAGCCAGAAGGAGAAGGTAGTTCCGATTTTGAAGGACCGCTTCATCTCTAACATGTTTTTTGAGAACAGCACACGAACTCGATTCTCCTTCGAAATGGCCGAGAAACGCCTAGGAGCCGAAGTGCTGAACTTTACGGCGGCTTCGTCCAGCGTAGAGAAAGGCGAATCCATCTACGATACGGTCCGCACGCTGGAATCGATGGGCATCGATGCTGGAGTTATCCGCCTCAAGCCAATCGGCGTCTTGGAAGAGATCGCCGAGAAAGTGTCGATTCCGCTCATCAATGCCGGAGACGGCAACAATGAGCATCCGACGCAAGCGCTGCTCGACGTATATACGATGAGAAAACATTTTGGCGAGCTGAAAGGACTCAAGGTATCCATTATCGGCGATATCAAGCACAGCCGGGTAGCACGCTCGAATTTGTGGGCGCTGCAGAAATTAGGAGCGCAGGTGAAATTCTGCGCACCGGACAGCATGAAGGCACCGGAGCTCGAACGCCATGCTCCTTATGTGTCCATCGACGAGGCGATGAGCAGCGATGTGGTGATGATGCTTCGCGTACAGCTGGAGCGCCATGAAGGAGGATTCATGAACTCCGCGGTAGAGTATCGGCTAAACTACGGGATGACGGAGGAGCGGGCACGGAATCTTTCCCCGCACGCGATTATCATGCATCCTGCACCAGTGAACCGGAACGTAGAGATCGACGACAGCGTCGTGGAGCATCACCAGTCCCGCATTTTCAAGCAAATGGAGAACGGGGTTCCGATTCGGATGGCAGTTATGGAACGGGCGATGAAGCACTAA
- the pyrR gene encoding bifunctional pyr operon transcriptional regulator/uracil phosphoribosyltransferase PyrR: MSIETHVIMDETAIRRALTRIAHEILERNKGIEGCVLAGIKTRGVFLAKRLAERLEEIEGASIPWGELDVTFYRDDRNKTAEGTNSNTFSLPVHGKKVILFDDVLYTGRTIRAAMDAIMDCGRPENIQLAVLADRGHRELPIRPDYIGKNVPTSKSEEIEVMLQEIDGSDVVRILHHREEN; the protein is encoded by the coding sequence ATGAGCATTGAAACACATGTCATTATGGATGAGACTGCAATTCGGCGGGCACTTACCAGAATTGCGCACGAAATATTGGAGCGAAACAAGGGAATTGAAGGATGCGTACTTGCAGGCATCAAAACGCGGGGTGTTTTCCTGGCGAAACGGCTTGCCGAGCGCTTGGAAGAAATTGAAGGGGCAAGCATCCCATGGGGGGAGCTGGATGTAACCTTCTACCGGGATGACCGGAACAAGACGGCGGAAGGAACGAACAGCAACACCTTCAGCCTGCCGGTACATGGCAAAAAAGTAATTTTGTTTGATGACGTTCTTTATACGGGACGCACGATTCGCGCGGCAATGGACGCGATTATGGACTGCGGGCGTCCGGAGAACATCCAGCTTGCCGTGCTTGCTGACCGCGGGCACCGGGAGCTTCCGATCCGGCCGGATTACATCGGCAAGAACGTTCCAACCTCCAAGTCCGAAGAGATTGAGGTTATGCTTCAGGAAATCGACGGAAGCGACGTTGTTCGGATTTTGCACCATCGGGAGGAGAACTGA
- a CDS encoding LL-diaminopimelate aminotransferase — protein MTVQTINSEPNKNTYIQRQFAERIGGAGYGTDTAIYKFEKIKRAKAAARAEFPDMELIDLGVGEPDEMADQAIVMKLAAEAAKPENRGYADNGIAEFKEAAAQYLGNVFGVEGIDPATEIVHSIGSKPALAMLPYCFINPGDVAIMTVPGYPVLGTHTKYLGGEVYHVPLTEENGFLPVLAAIPEEVAQRAKLLYLNYPNNPTGACASYDFFAEVVCWAKKYDVIVVHDAPYAALTYDRQKPLSFLSVPGAKDVGIELHSLSKSYNMTGWRIGFVAGNPLIIKAFSDVKDNCDSGQFIAIQKAAAYALSRPEITEAIAAKYSRRHELLVSALNDLGFEARKPRGSFFLYVKAPKGIAGGEAFGSAEEFSQYLIRHKLISTVPWDEAGAFVRFSVTFAADGIEEERRVIAEIKRRLEGISFVF, from the coding sequence ATGACTGTACAAACAATAAATTCGGAACCCAATAAAAACACTTATATTCAGCGGCAGTTTGCAGAAAGAATTGGCGGTGCGGGTTACGGGACGGATACAGCAATCTATAAATTCGAGAAAATCAAACGGGCAAAGGCTGCTGCCAGGGCAGAGTTCCCCGATATGGAATTGATTGATCTGGGCGTAGGCGAGCCCGACGAAATGGCCGATCAGGCCATCGTGATGAAGCTGGCGGCGGAGGCGGCCAAGCCGGAAAACAGAGGTTATGCCGATAATGGCATAGCTGAGTTCAAGGAAGCCGCGGCACAATATTTGGGGAATGTGTTCGGGGTAGAGGGCATTGATCCTGCGACAGAAATCGTGCATTCAATCGGTTCCAAGCCAGCGCTGGCGATGCTCCCCTATTGCTTCATCAACCCGGGGGATGTGGCGATTATGACAGTTCCGGGGTATCCGGTACTGGGAACTCATACGAAATATTTGGGCGGGGAAGTATATCATGTACCGCTCACGGAGGAGAATGGCTTTCTCCCCGTTCTTGCAGCCATTCCGGAAGAGGTTGCCCAGAGGGCAAAGCTGCTCTATTTAAATTACCCGAATAATCCGACGGGCGCATGTGCGAGTTATGATTTTTTTGCCGAGGTTGTCTGCTGGGCTAAGAAATACGATGTCATCGTCGTTCATGATGCCCCTTATGCAGCTCTGACGTACGACAGGCAGAAGCCGCTGAGCTTTCTGTCCGTTCCGGGGGCCAAAGACGTCGGCATAGAGCTGCACTCTTTATCCAAGTCGTATAACATGACGGGCTGGCGCATCGGCTTCGTCGCCGGGAACCCGCTCATCATCAAAGCGTTCAGCGATGTGAAGGACAATTGCGATTCGGGGCAATTTATCGCGATTCAGAAGGCGGCCGCGTATGCTTTATCCAGACCGGAAATAACGGAGGCCATCGCTGCTAAGTATTCAAGAAGGCACGAGCTGCTTGTAAGCGCGCTGAATGATCTTGGCTTCGAAGCGAGGAAGCCGCGGGGTTCTTTTTTTCTATACGTAAAGGCACCTAAGGGGATAGCAGGCGGAGAGGCCTTTGGATCAGCGGAGGAATTCTCGCAGTATTTAATTCGCCACAAGTTGATTTCGACGGTGCCTTGGGACGAGGCCGGCGCTTTTGTGCGCTTCTCGGTAACGTTTGCGGCGGATGGAATTGAGGAAGAGCGAAGAGTCATTGCGGAAATTAAACGGCGCCTCGAAGGGATTTCTTTCGTATTTTAA
- a CDS encoding RluA family pseudouridine synthase, with the protein MEWLIDEAAAKARVDKFVKEQLGEDTSRTQIQIWIEEGAVLVNGTAVKTNYKLAAGDRITLTIPEAESVEIVPEDIPLDIYYEDSDVIVVNKPRGMVVHPAPGHSSGTLVNALMAHCKDLSGINGELRPGIVHRIDKDTSGLIMAAKNDKSHASLAAQLKEHSVTRRYLALVHGNLSHDQGTVDAPIGRDPHDRKMYTVIDRNSKHAVTHFHVMERFGDYTLLELKLETGRTHQIRVHMKFIGHPLVGDPMYGRSKGPKFNGQALHAAVLGFVHPSTSEYKEFTAPLPADMMDLLHSLRSR; encoded by the coding sequence ATGGAATGGCTGATTGACGAAGCGGCAGCCAAGGCGCGGGTCGATAAATTCGTGAAAGAGCAGCTCGGCGAGGATACCTCGCGTACGCAAATCCAAATTTGGATTGAAGAAGGAGCCGTGCTGGTTAACGGTACAGCTGTAAAGACCAATTACAAGCTTGCGGCAGGAGACCGTATTACGCTGACTATCCCTGAGGCAGAGTCCGTAGAAATTGTCCCGGAAGATATCCCGCTGGATATTTACTATGAAGACAGCGATGTCATCGTTGTCAACAAACCGCGGGGCATGGTCGTCCATCCTGCTCCCGGGCATTCTTCCGGTACGCTAGTCAACGCGCTGATGGCGCATTGCAAGGATTTGTCAGGCATTAATGGCGAGCTGCGCCCGGGGATTGTCCATCGGATTGACAAGGACACATCAGGGCTGATCATGGCGGCGAAAAACGACAAATCCCATGCTTCGCTGGCGGCTCAGCTGAAGGAGCATTCGGTGACACGGAGATACTTGGCGCTCGTTCATGGCAATCTGAGCCATGATCAGGGCACCGTGGATGCTCCCATCGGACGTGACCCTCACGACCGTAAAATGTACACCGTCATCGATCGCAACAGCAAGCATGCGGTGACCCATTTCCATGTTATGGAGCGCTTTGGGGATTATACGCTGCTGGAGCTGAAGCTGGAGACCGGGAGAACTCATCAAATTCGCGTGCATATGAAGTTTATCGGCCATCCGCTGGTGGGCGATCCGATGTACGGGCGAAGCAAAGGACCGAAATTCAATGGACAAGCGCTCCATGCGGCGGTTCTTGGATTTGTACATCCCTCTACGAGCGAGTATAAGGAATTTACGGCTCCGTTGCCAGCGGACATGATGGATTTGCTTCATTCGCTGCGAAGCCGCTAA
- the lspA gene encoding signal peptidase II: MIYFLIALIIFLVDQGTKYLIATRMAIGEQIPIIGDFFLITSHRNRGAAFGILENQRWFFIIFTVIVVIGVIWYLQKVKKSSNKLLPVALSLVLGGTLGNFLDRLLTGEVVDFLQFNFGSYTFPIFNVADSSIVIGFGMIVLDSFLEMKREKQASAVVAEQEDQT; the protein is encoded by the coding sequence ATGATATATTTTTTGATAGCGTTAATTATTTTCCTGGTCGATCAGGGTACGAAGTATTTGATAGCTACGCGTATGGCCATTGGGGAGCAAATTCCCATTATCGGAGACTTCTTTCTGATCACTTCGCATCGCAACCGTGGCGCGGCTTTTGGAATTTTGGAGAATCAGCGCTGGTTTTTTATCATATTCACGGTCATCGTCGTAATCGGCGTTATTTGGTATTTGCAAAAAGTGAAAAAGTCCTCCAACAAATTGCTGCCTGTCGCGCTTTCGCTCGTTTTAGGCGGAACGCTGGGCAATTTCCTGGATCGGCTGCTCACCGGGGAAGTTGTCGATTTCCTGCAGTTCAATTTCGGCAGCTATACGTTCCCGATTTTTAACGTGGCGGATTCCTCGATTGTGATCGGCTTCGGGATGATCGTGCTGGACTCGTTCCTGGAAATGAAGCGGGAGAAGCAGGCCTCGGCTGTTGTGGCTGAGCAAGAGGATCAGACATGA
- a CDS encoding TraR/DksA C4-type zinc finger protein: protein MPHLTKQLLAELEAQLRSEQQYIETKLSANDHYGLEGSVRDNTSELSTIDNHPGDIATEVFERGKDVALTNHDELRLTRVKDALDRMAAGSYGYCLTCDQPIDIERLKALPETAYCKDHSPQSKVSRDRPVEELVLYPPFGRTSLDERADETEFDGEDAWQIVESYGTSNSPAMAEEDEVDDYNDMEIEASNELDGFVEPYESFVATDIYGRNVVFYRNGQYRKHMSATEHLESEDSLGDGPNIY, encoded by the coding sequence ATGCCTCATCTTACCAAGCAGCTCCTCGCGGAGCTTGAAGCCCAGCTGCGCTCCGAGCAGCAGTACATCGAAACCAAGCTGTCCGCCAATGACCACTACGGCTTAGAGGGGAGCGTCCGCGACAATACAAGCGAGCTTAGCACGATTGACAATCACCCAGGCGATATCGCAACTGAAGTGTTCGAACGCGGTAAAGACGTGGCTCTCACCAATCATGATGAGTTACGGCTAACCCGCGTAAAGGATGCACTGGATCGGATGGCTGCAGGAAGCTACGGCTACTGCTTAACATGCGACCAGCCGATTGATATCGAGCGGCTAAAGGCTCTGCCCGAGACGGCTTACTGCAAGGATCACAGTCCACAGTCCAAGGTATCAAGGGACCGGCCTGTAGAAGAGCTAGTGCTGTATCCGCCGTTCGGCCGAACGAGCCTGGACGAGCGCGCCGACGAGACCGAGTTTGACGGCGAGGACGCCTGGCAGATCGTCGAAAGCTACGGTACTTCGAACTCTCCCGCCATGGCGGAGGAGGACGAAGTTGATGATTACAATGATATGGAAATTGAAGCCAGCAACGAACTAGACGGATTCGTCGAACCATACGAAAGCTTTGTTGCTACGGATATTTACGGCCGCAACGTCGTTTTTTACCGCAATGGCCAATACCGTAAGCATATGAGCGCCACGGAACATCTGGAAAGCGAGGATTCGCTTGGCGACGGACCGAACATTTACTGA
- a CDS encoding DUF5665 domain-containing protein gives MTQQKPEAGHDKLSNTAEEKVNVMYDMTLRWAQQLEQSRIIEYAELLYHPWSLIWRNVLAGVARGVGIAIGFTFFAATIIYILQILGALNLPIIGDYIADIVRIVQRQLELKTF, from the coding sequence ATGACTCAGCAGAAACCGGAAGCAGGCCATGATAAATTATCTAATACAGCAGAAGAGAAAGTAAACGTCATGTACGACATGACTCTGAGATGGGCGCAGCAGCTCGAGCAATCCCGGATCATTGAGTATGCCGAGCTGTTGTACCATCCATGGAGCCTCATCTGGCGCAACGTTCTGGCCGGTGTGGCCAGAGGCGTCGGAATTGCGATCGGGTTTACTTTTTTTGCAGCCACGATCATTTATATTCTGCAAATCCTGGGGGCGCTCAATCTGCCGATCATCGGGGATTATATCGCCGATATCGTCCGGATCGTACAGCGCCAGCTGGAGCTTAAAACATTTTAG